In one window of Pseudomonas chlororaphis subsp. chlororaphis DNA:
- a CDS encoding DUF2214 family protein, with protein MLMHWFLAAVHLLAFAVAFAAVLNRGTALRRVVTEGADVRRALLADNGWGLAAAVLLITGLLRAFAGYEKGTDYYLHQPLFHIKMTLFVIILLLEIWPMVALIKWRIALGRGASIDTGRATLFARISHLQALLIVLIVVAASGMARGVMFGQS; from the coding sequence ATGCTCATGCACTGGTTTCTCGCGGCCGTACACCTGTTGGCCTTTGCTGTCGCCTTTGCGGCGGTGCTCAATCGCGGTACAGCGTTGCGCCGCGTGGTCACCGAAGGGGCGGATGTGCGCCGGGCTCTGCTGGCCGACAATGGCTGGGGGCTGGCCGCCGCGGTGTTGTTGATCACCGGCTTGCTGCGCGCCTTCGCTGGCTACGAAAAAGGTACGGACTACTACCTGCACCAGCCGCTGTTTCACATCAAGATGACCTTGTTCGTCATCATCCTGTTGCTCGAAATATGGCCAATGGTTGCGCTGATCAAATGGCGAATCGCCCTGGGGCGCGGGGCGTCGATCGATACCGGTCGCGCCACGCTGTTTGCGCGCATCAGCCACCTGCAGGCGCTGCTGATTGTGCTGATAGTAGTGGCGGCCAGTGGCATGGCACGTGGGGTTATGTTCGGCCAGTCATGA
- a CDS encoding LacI family DNA-binding transcriptional regulator, whose amino-acid sequence MATIKDVAALAGISYTTVSHVLNKTRPVSEEVRIKVEAAIQQLDYVPSAVARSLKAKTTATIGLLVPNSLNPYFAELARGIEDYCERNGYCVILCNSDDDPEKQRSYLRVLLEKRIDGLIVTSAGGDGGLAKGLAAVRTPMVIVDRGLEGVDADLVRIDHEYGAYLATRHLLELGHRDIACIGGPDYTSVAQLRLAGFQRALREAGVEVPAQRILQSDFTSTGGYHAAAQLLERNRPSAIFAGNDMMGIGVLRAAAERNIRVPSELSVIGFDDIQMSRYVYPALTTVGQSILQLGEQAAELLLRRIATPGLPTDQRIVTPSIVLRESTAPVAGAFAEYR is encoded by the coding sequence ATGGCAACGATCAAAGATGTGGCGGCGCTCGCAGGGATTTCCTACACCACGGTTTCCCATGTGCTGAACAAGACGCGTCCGGTCAGCGAGGAAGTGCGGATCAAGGTCGAGGCGGCGATCCAGCAGCTCGACTACGTGCCCAGCGCCGTGGCGCGTTCGCTGAAGGCCAAGACCACGGCGACCATCGGCCTGTTGGTGCCCAACAGCCTCAATCCGTATTTCGCCGAGTTGGCCCGAGGGATCGAGGATTATTGCGAGCGCAACGGCTACTGCGTGATTCTCTGTAACTCCGACGACGACCCGGAAAAACAGCGCAGCTACCTGCGAGTGCTGCTGGAAAAACGCATCGACGGCCTGATCGTGACCTCGGCCGGTGGCGACGGCGGGCTGGCCAAGGGCCTGGCCGCCGTGCGCACGCCGATGGTGATCGTCGACCGCGGGCTGGAAGGGGTGGATGCGGACCTGGTGCGGATCGATCACGAATACGGCGCGTACCTGGCGACCCGTCATCTGCTCGAGTTGGGCCATCGCGATATCGCCTGCATCGGCGGCCCGGACTACACCAGCGTGGCGCAGCTACGTCTGGCGGGGTTCCAGCGGGCGTTGCGCGAAGCCGGCGTGGAGGTGCCTGCGCAGCGCATCCTGCAGAGCGACTTCACCAGTACCGGCGGTTATCACGCGGCGGCCCAGTTGTTGGAGCGCAACCGGCCCAGCGCGATCTTCGCCGGTAACGACATGATGGGCATCGGTGTGCTGCGCGCGGCGGCGGAGCGCAATATCCGGGTGCCGAGCGAACTGTCGGTGATCGGCTTCGACGATATCCAGATGAGTCGTTATGTGTATCCGGCGCTGACTACAGTTGGCCAGTCGATCCTGCAACTGGGCGAGCAGGCGGCGGAGCTGTTGCTGCGCCGCATTGCCACCCCTGGATTGCCGACCGACCAGCGTATCGTCACCCCAAGCATTGTCCTGCGCGAGTCGACGGCGCCTGTGGCCGGCGCATTCGCCGAGTACCGTTGA
- a CDS encoding endonuclease yields the protein MIARCFAVLLLCVALNAQADAPRTFNEAKKIAWKLYAPQSTEFYCGCKYSGNRVNLAACGYVPRKNANRAARIEWEHIVPAWQIGHQRQCWQQGGRKNCTRHDPIYQRAEADLHNLVPSIGEVNGDRNNFSFGWLPARSGQYGSCLTQVDFKAKKVMPRPSIRGMIARTYFYMSKQYNLRLSKQDRQLYEAWNKTYPVQPWERQRNQSVACVMGRGNEFVGPVNLKACG from the coding sequence ATGATTGCCCGCTGTTTTGCTGTACTGCTGCTTTGCGTTGCCCTGAATGCCCAGGCCGATGCGCCCCGTACCTTCAACGAAGCGAAGAAAATCGCCTGGAAGCTGTACGCCCCGCAATCCACCGAGTTCTACTGTGGCTGCAAGTACAGCGGCAATCGGGTCAACCTCGCCGCCTGCGGCTATGTCCCCCGCAAGAACGCCAATCGCGCCGCGCGCATCGAATGGGAGCACATCGTTCCCGCCTGGCAGATCGGCCATCAGCGTCAATGCTGGCAGCAAGGCGGACGCAAGAACTGCACGCGCCACGACCCTATTTATCAACGCGCCGAAGCCGACCTGCACAACCTGGTACCGAGCATCGGCGAGGTCAATGGCGACCGTAACAACTTCAGCTTCGGCTGGCTGCCGGCGCGGTCCGGCCAGTACGGTTCGTGCCTGACTCAGGTCGACTTCAAGGCCAAGAAGGTCATGCCACGCCCATCCATTCGCGGCATGATCGCCCGGACCTACTTCTATATGAGCAAGCAGTACAACCTGCGCCTGTCGAAACAGGATCGTCAGTTGTACGAAGCCTGGAACAAGACCTATCCGGTACAACCCTGGGAGCGCCAGCGCAATCAGAGCGTGGCTTGTGTGATGGGGCGTGGCAACGAGTTCGTCGGCCCGGTCAACCTGAAGGCCTGCGGCTGA
- the csrA gene encoding carbon storage regulator CsrA, producing the protein MLILTRKVGESINIGDDITITILGVSGQQVRIGINAPKDVAVHREEIYQRIQAGLTAPDKRETP; encoded by the coding sequence ATGCTGATACTCACCCGCAAGGTCGGTGAAAGCATAAATATCGGTGACGACATCACGATCACCATTCTGGGCGTTAGCGGCCAGCAAGTCCGGATCGGCATCAATGCCCCGAAAGACGTCGCAGTCCATCGCGAAGAAATCTACCAACGGATCCAAGCCGGCCTCACCGCCCCGGACAAACGCGAAACACCTTGA
- a CDS encoding carbohydrate-binding protein: MNKIDFAAVKTQANDSASLMPSIAGKKILMGFWHNWPAGPSDGYQQGQFANLDLVDVPKEYNVVAVAFMKGNGIPTFKPYNLSDEEFRRQVGVLNSQGRAVLISLGGADAHIELHKGNEQALAHEIIRLVETYGFDGLDIDLEQSAIDFADNKIVLPAALKLVKDHYAGEGKHFIISMAPEFPYLATGGKYVGYIQALDGYYDFIAPQYYNQGGDGLWVQEANGGQGAWIAQNNDALKEDFLFYLTESLVTGTRGYIAIPADKFVIGLPANVDAAATGYVIDPAAVSNAFKRLDHVGLSIKGLMTWSVNWDDGLNKYGVRYNWEFRDRYAPLIHGGSGEERPSAPGNLFSPAQTENSVTLSWSAAHGVRPIEFYTLFRDGKPVAQTASLTLKDEGLKTDTLYSYFVSATDAQGNQSLPSTSLNIKTAGGVPDPQYPEWQLNHHYRKDDGVTYQGNLYLCFQEHTSNAGWTPDVAFTLWAKVAVQRRA, translated from the coding sequence GTGAACAAGATCGACTTTGCAGCGGTAAAGACTCAGGCGAATGATTCGGCATCGTTGATGCCGTCGATCGCAGGCAAGAAGATTCTCATGGGCTTCTGGCACAACTGGCCGGCTGGCCCCAGTGACGGCTACCAGCAGGGGCAGTTCGCCAACCTCGACCTGGTCGATGTACCCAAGGAATACAACGTGGTGGCGGTAGCCTTCATGAAGGGCAACGGCATTCCCACCTTCAAACCCTACAACCTGTCGGACGAGGAGTTCCGGCGCCAGGTTGGCGTGCTCAACAGCCAGGGGCGGGCGGTGTTGATTTCCCTTGGCGGTGCGGACGCTCATATCGAGTTGCACAAGGGCAACGAGCAAGCGCTGGCCCACGAAATCATCCGTCTGGTGGAAACCTATGGTTTCGACGGGCTGGACATCGACCTCGAGCAAAGCGCCATCGATTTTGCCGACAACAAGATCGTGCTGCCGGCGGCGCTCAAGCTGGTGAAGGATCACTACGCAGGCGAGGGCAAGCATTTCATCATCAGCATGGCGCCGGAGTTTCCCTACCTCGCCACCGGCGGCAAATACGTCGGTTATATCCAGGCGCTGGATGGCTACTACGATTTCATCGCGCCGCAATACTACAACCAGGGCGGCGACGGTCTGTGGGTCCAGGAAGCCAACGGCGGGCAGGGTGCCTGGATTGCCCAGAACAATGACGCGCTGAAGGAAGACTTTCTGTTTTATCTGACCGAGAGCCTGGTCACCGGTACGCGTGGCTATATCGCCATCCCTGCCGACAAGTTCGTGATCGGTCTGCCGGCCAACGTCGACGCGGCAGCGACCGGGTATGTCATCGACCCTGCGGCGGTGAGCAATGCCTTCAAGCGTCTGGATCATGTCGGATTGTCGATCAAGGGCCTGATGACCTGGTCGGTCAATTGGGATGACGGCCTCAACAAGTACGGCGTCCGTTACAACTGGGAGTTCCGTGATCGTTATGCGCCGCTGATCCATGGCGGCAGCGGCGAGGAGCGACCTTCGGCGCCGGGCAACCTGTTTTCCCCCGCGCAGACAGAGAACAGCGTGACCTTGAGCTGGAGTGCTGCCCACGGTGTTCGCCCGATCGAGTTCTACACCCTGTTTCGCGATGGCAAGCCGGTGGCCCAGACGGCCTCGCTGACCTTGAAGGACGAGGGGCTGAAAACCGATACGCTGTACAGCTACTTTGTCAGCGCTACGGACGCCCAGGGCAATCAGTCGCTGCCCAGTACCAGCCTGAACATCAAGACCGCTGGCGGGGTGCCTGACCCGCAATACCCGGAATGGCAGTTGAATCATCACTATCGCAAAGATGATGGTGTGACTTATCAGGGCAATCTGTATCTGTGCTTTCAAGAGCACACCTCGAATGCCGGCTGGACTCCGGATGTCGCCTTCACCCTTTGGGCCAAGGTGGCGGTTCAGCGTCGTGCGTGA
- a CDS encoding sugar ABC transporter ATP-binding protein, which produces MSVSAVNAVLSVSGIGKTYAQPVLTGIDLTLMRGEVLALTGENGAGKSTLSKIIGGLVTPTTGEMRFNGQAYRPGSRTQAEELGIRMVMQELNLLPTLSVAENLFLDNLPSRGGWISRKQLRKAAIEAMAQVGLEAIDPDTLVGELGIGHQQMVEIARNLIGDCHVLILDEPTAMLTAREVELLFEQITRLQARGVAIIYISHRLEELARVAQRIAVLRDGCLVCVEPMANYNSEQLVNLMVGRELGEHIDLGPRKIGAPALTVSGLSRSDKVLDVSFEVRSGEIFGISGLIGAGRTELLRLIFGADKADSGTVALGYPAQVANIRSPVDAVAHGIALITEDRKGEGLLLTQSISANIALGNMPEISSGGLVNGRDESALAQRQIDAMRIRSSGPAQLVSELSGGNQQKVVIGRWLERDCAVLLFDEPTRGIDVGAKFDIYGLLGELTRQGKALVVVSSDLRELMLICDRIGVLSAGRLIDTFERDSWTQDELLAAAFAGYQKRDALLNEAAPRDLP; this is translated from the coding sequence ATGTCAGTTTCCGCTGTGAACGCTGTCCTTTCGGTCAGCGGTATCGGCAAGACCTATGCGCAACCGGTATTGACCGGCATCGACCTGACGCTGATGCGCGGGGAGGTGCTGGCGCTGACCGGGGAAAACGGCGCGGGCAAAAGCACCCTGTCGAAAATCATTGGTGGCCTGGTGACCCCGACCACCGGAGAGATGCGCTTCAACGGCCAGGCTTACCGTCCTGGCAGTCGCACCCAGGCCGAAGAGCTGGGCATCCGTATGGTCATGCAGGAACTCAACCTGTTGCCGACGCTGTCGGTGGCCGAGAACCTGTTCCTCGATAACCTGCCCAGCCGCGGTGGCTGGATCAGCCGCAAACAGTTGCGCAAGGCGGCTATCGAAGCCATGGCCCAGGTCGGCCTGGAGGCGATCGACCCCGATACCCTGGTCGGCGAACTGGGGATTGGCCACCAACAGATGGTGGAGATCGCGCGCAACCTGATCGGCGACTGCCATGTGCTGATCCTCGACGAGCCGACCGCGATGCTCACGGCTCGCGAAGTCGAGTTGCTCTTCGAGCAGATCACTCGTCTACAGGCCCGTGGCGTGGCCATCATCTATATCTCCCATCGCTTGGAAGAGCTGGCCCGGGTCGCGCAGCGCATTGCGGTGCTGCGCGACGGTTGCCTGGTCTGTGTCGAGCCGATGGCCAATTACAACAGCGAGCAACTGGTCAACCTGATGGTAGGGCGCGAGCTGGGCGAACACATCGATCTCGGCCCGCGCAAGATTGGCGCGCCGGCTCTGACGGTCAGCGGCCTGAGTCGTTCCGACAAGGTTCTGGACGTGTCTTTCGAGGTGCGCAGCGGCGAGATATTCGGTATTTCTGGGTTGATCGGGGCAGGGCGCACCGAACTGTTGCGACTGATCTTCGGCGCCGACAAGGCTGACAGCGGCACGGTGGCCCTGGGTTATCCGGCGCAGGTGGCGAATATCCGTTCGCCGGTCGATGCAGTGGCCCACGGCATTGCCCTGATCACCGAGGACCGCAAGGGTGAAGGCCTGCTGCTGACGCAATCCATCAGCGCCAATATCGCCCTGGGCAACATGCCGGAGATCTCCAGTGGCGGCCTGGTCAATGGTCGTGACGAATCGGCATTGGCGCAGCGGCAGATCGATGCCATGCGCATTCGCAGTTCGGGGCCAGCGCAGCTGGTATCCGAACTGTCCGGGGGCAATCAGCAGAAGGTAGTCATCGGCCGCTGGCTGGAGCGCGATTGCGCGGTGCTGCTGTTCGACGAGCCGACCCGGGGCATCGATGTCGGCGCCAAGTTCGATATCTATGGCCTGCTTGGCGAACTGACCCGCCAGGGCAAGGCGCTGGTGGTGGTCTCCAGCGACCTGCGGGAGCTGATGTTGATCTGTGATCGCATTGGTGTGCTGTCCGCCGGGCGCCTGATCGATACCTTCGAGCGCGATAGCTGGACCCAGGATGAACTGCTTGCCGCCGCTTTCGCCGGCTATCAAAAACGTGATGCGTTGCTCAACGAAGCGGCGCCTAGGGACCTCCCATGA
- a CDS encoding ABC transporter permease has product MKTASSAGKRGGNYYGLGTYLGLAGALLAMIALFSTLSSHFLSYDTFSTLANQIPDLMVLAVGMTFVLIIGGIDLSVGSVLALAASTVSVAILGWGWSVVPAALLGMGCAALAGTITGSITVAWRIPSFIVSLGVLEMARGVAYQMTGSRTAYIGDAFAWLSNPIAFGISPSFIIALLIIFIAQAVLTRTVFGRYLIGIGTNEEAVRLAGINPKPYKILVFSLMGLLAGIAALFQISRLEAADPNAGSGLELQVIAAVVIGGTSLMGGRGSVISTFFGVLIISVLAAGLAQIGATEPTKRIITGAVIVIAVVLDTYRSQRASRRS; this is encoded by the coding sequence ATGAAAACTGCATCTTCGGCCGGCAAACGTGGCGGCAACTATTACGGCCTCGGCACCTACCTGGGGCTGGCCGGTGCCTTGCTGGCAATGATTGCGCTGTTCTCGACACTGAGCAGCCACTTTCTTTCCTACGACACCTTCAGCACCCTGGCCAACCAGATCCCGGACCTGATGGTGCTGGCGGTGGGCATGACCTTTGTCCTGATCATCGGCGGCATCGATTTGTCCGTCGGCTCGGTGCTGGCCCTGGCGGCCTCCACTGTCAGCGTGGCGATTCTCGGCTGGGGCTGGAGCGTGGTTCCGGCGGCATTGCTGGGCATGGGTTGCGCGGCATTGGCCGGAACCATCACCGGTTCGATCACTGTCGCCTGGCGTATTCCTTCGTTCATCGTCTCCCTCGGTGTGCTGGAAATGGCCCGCGGCGTGGCTTACCAGATGACCGGCTCGCGCACCGCCTATATCGGTGATGCCTTCGCCTGGTTGTCGAACCCGATCGCCTTCGGTATCTCGCCATCGTTCATCATTGCCTTGCTGATCATCTTCATCGCCCAGGCGGTGCTGACGCGCACGGTGTTCGGCCGTTACCTGATCGGCATCGGCACCAACGAGGAAGCGGTGCGGCTGGCGGGCATCAACCCCAAACCCTACAAGATCCTGGTGTTCAGCCTGATGGGGCTGCTGGCGGGCATCGCCGCGCTGTTCCAGATTTCCCGCCTGGAGGCCGCGGACCCGAATGCCGGCTCCGGTCTGGAGCTGCAAGTGATCGCGGCGGTGGTAATCGGCGGTACCAGCCTGATGGGCGGACGCGGGTCGGTGATCAGCACCTTTTTTGGGGTATTGATTATCTCGGTGCTGGCCGCGGGGCTGGCGCAGATCGGCGCGACCGAGCCGACCAAACGCATCATCACCGGCGCGGTCATCGTGATTGCGGTGGTACTGGATACTTATCGCAGCCAGCGCGCAAGCCGGCGGAGCTGA
- a CDS encoding DUF1654 domain-containing protein: MPAAAPPSSYERLGLRVQQIINSPNAQKAKAALIFRQPDEAVDEWERLLEEIAENDNVTLAYRDDGGVQIFWVVPKED, translated from the coding sequence GTGCCCGCCGCAGCACCACCAAGCTCTTATGAACGCCTCGGTTTGCGCGTTCAGCAAATCATCAATTCGCCCAACGCACAAAAAGCCAAGGCCGCCCTGATCTTCCGTCAGCCCGACGAAGCGGTCGACGAGTGGGAGCGCCTGCTCGAAGAAATCGCCGAAAACGACAACGTCACCCTCGCCTATCGCGATGACGGCGGTGTGCAGATTTTCTGGGTTGTGCCGAAGGAAGACTGA
- a CDS encoding lytic polysaccharide monooxygenase auxiliary activity family 9 protein has translation MNKPLVQPKHGRVVSPSSRGAVAVELGLLGTWQVNEMEGGKNFPALVGGPFQKPYESDVASVVPPADGYILSGGKTDERDCLNFTNEEMSKKLGRSFSWPLLNVDPGQVFQVKWEYTAPHVTRGYSWFITKDGWDPKQRISRAQLEPQAFFKDFYTQVPYDQHGDEMKAKVEHQVTLPKNKKGHHVIVLAWIVADTGNAFYQAFDVDFK, from the coding sequence ATGAATAAGCCATTAGTTCAACCGAAACACGGGCGTGTCGTATCCCCCTCCAGCCGTGGTGCTGTCGCCGTCGAGCTGGGGCTGCTCGGCACCTGGCAGGTCAATGAGATGGAAGGCGGTAAAAATTTCCCGGCCCTGGTGGGCGGACCTTTTCAGAAACCATACGAGAGCGACGTCGCCAGCGTTGTGCCACCGGCTGATGGGTATATCCTCAGCGGCGGCAAGACCGACGAGCGTGACTGCCTCAACTTCACCAATGAAGAAATGTCGAAGAAGCTTGGGCGTTCGTTCTCCTGGCCGTTGCTCAACGTCGATCCGGGGCAGGTGTTCCAGGTCAAGTGGGAGTACACCGCTCCTCATGTGACCCGCGGTTACAGCTGGTTCATCACCAAAGATGGCTGGGACCCGAAACAGCGTATCAGTCGTGCGCAACTGGAGCCGCAGGCTTTCTTCAAGGACTTCTACACACAAGTTCCGTATGACCAGCACGGCGATGAAATGAAGGCCAAGGTCGAACATCAGGTGACACTGCCCAAGAACAAGAAAGGCCATCACGTGATTGTGCTGGCGTGGATTGTCGCCGACACCGGCAATGCGTTCTATCAGGCGTTCGACGTCGACTTCAAATAG
- a CDS encoding asparaginase, whose protein sequence is MKSAFNTLVPGALALLLLLPTALQAKEVETKQKLANVVVLATGGTIAGAGASAANSATYQAAKVGIEQLIAGIPELSQVANVRGEQVMQIASESITNENLLQLGRRVAELADSKDVDGIVITHGTDTLEETAYFLNLVEKTDKPIVVVGSMRPGTAMSADGMLNLYNAVAVAGSKEAHGKGVLVTMNDEIQSGRDVSKMINIKTEAFKSPWGPLGMVVEGKSYWFRLPAKRHTLDSEFDIKTIKSLPDVEIAYGYGNVSDTAYKALAQSGAKAIIHAGTGNGSVSSRVVPALQELRKNGVQIIRSSHVNAGGFVLRNAEQPDDKYDWVVANDLNPQKARILAMVALTKTQDSKELQRMFWEY, encoded by the coding sequence ATGAAATCTGCTTTCAACACCCTTGTTCCGGGCGCTTTGGCCCTCCTCTTGCTCCTTCCGACTGCATTGCAGGCCAAGGAAGTCGAAACCAAACAGAAGCTGGCCAACGTGGTCGTGCTCGCTACCGGCGGCACCATTGCCGGCGCTGGCGCCAGTGCCGCCAACAGCGCCACCTACCAGGCCGCAAAAGTCGGCATCGAGCAGCTGATCGCCGGGATCCCCGAGCTGAGCCAGGTCGCCAATGTGCGCGGCGAACAGGTCATGCAGATCGCCTCTGAAAGCATCACCAACGAAAACCTGCTGCAACTGGGCCGCCGCGTCGCCGAACTGGCCGACAGCAAGGACGTCGACGGCATCGTCATCACCCACGGCACCGACACCCTGGAAGAAACCGCGTACTTCCTGAACCTGGTGGAAAAGACCGACAAGCCCATCGTAGTGGTCGGCTCCATGCGTCCAGGCACCGCCATGTCCGCCGACGGCATGCTCAACCTGTACAACGCCGTCGCCGTCGCCGGCAGCAAGGAAGCCCATGGCAAGGGCGTGCTGGTCACCATGAACGACGAGATCCAGTCGGGTCGCGACGTCAGCAAAATGATCAATATCAAAACCGAAGCCTTCAAGAGCCCATGGGGCCCGCTGGGCATGGTGGTGGAAGGCAAATCCTACTGGTTCCGCCTGCCGGCCAAGCGTCACACCCTGGATTCGGAATTCGACATCAAGACCATCAAGAGCCTGCCTGACGTCGAAATCGCCTATGGCTACGGCAACGTCAGCGACACCGCCTACAAGGCCCTGGCCCAGTCCGGCGCCAAAGCCATCATCCATGCCGGTACCGGCAATGGCTCGGTGTCTTCCCGCGTAGTGCCGGCCCTGCAGGAGCTGCGCAAGAATGGCGTACAGATCATTCGTTCGTCCCACGTCAATGCCGGCGGCTTCGTACTGCGTAACGCGGAACAGCCTGACGACAAATACGACTGGGTCGTGGCCAACGACCTGAACCCGCAGAAAGCCCGCATCCTGGCCATGGTCGCTCTGACCAAGACCCAGGACAGCAAGGAACTGCAGCGGATGTTCTGGGAATACTGA
- a CDS encoding sugar ABC transporter substrate-binding protein: MKLPFAGRLLAVAVLAAASATLPLSSAFAETPEKPKVALVMKSLANEFFLTMEDGAKAYQKDHAADFDLVSNGIKDETDTANQIRIVEQMIVSKVNALVIAPADSKAMVPVIKKAVDAGITVINIDNQLDPAVLKSKNISVPFVGPDNRKGARLVGEYLAKDLKAGDEVGIIEGVSTTTNAQQRTAGFKDAMEAAQIKVVSLQSGDWEIDAGNRVAAAMLSEYPNLKALLAGNDSMAVGAVSAVRAAGKAGKVKVVGYDNINAIKPMLKDGRVLATADQFAAKQAVFGIETALKILKGEKVDGGANGVIETPVELVTQ; the protein is encoded by the coding sequence ATGAAGCTGCCATTCGCTGGACGTCTTCTCGCTGTCGCTGTTCTGGCTGCCGCATCCGCTACGCTTCCCCTCTCTTCGGCATTCGCCGAGACCCCAGAAAAACCCAAGGTCGCCCTGGTCATGAAATCCCTGGCCAACGAATTTTTCCTCACCATGGAAGACGGCGCCAAGGCTTATCAAAAAGACCATGCCGCCGATTTCGACCTGGTTTCCAACGGCATCAAGGATGAAACCGACACCGCCAACCAGATCCGTATCGTCGAGCAGATGATCGTTTCCAAGGTCAACGCGCTGGTGATCGCCCCGGCGGACTCCAAGGCCATGGTGCCAGTGATCAAGAAGGCGGTGGACGCCGGTATCACCGTGATCAACATCGACAACCAGCTGGATCCGGCCGTACTCAAAAGCAAAAACATCAGCGTGCCTTTTGTCGGCCCCGACAACCGCAAGGGCGCGCGCCTGGTGGGCGAGTACCTGGCCAAGGACCTGAAGGCCGGGGACGAAGTCGGCATCATCGAAGGCGTGTCGACCACCACCAACGCCCAGCAGCGCACCGCAGGCTTCAAGGATGCGATGGAGGCCGCGCAGATCAAGGTGGTCTCGCTGCAATCCGGCGACTGGGAAATCGATGCCGGCAACCGCGTCGCCGCCGCCATGCTCAGCGAATACCCGAACCTCAAGGCGCTGCTGGCCGGCAACGACAGCATGGCCGTCGGTGCCGTCTCGGCGGTGCGCGCGGCGGGCAAGGCCGGCAAGGTCAAGGTGGTCGGCTACGACAACATCAATGCCATCAAGCCGATGCTCAAGGACGGTCGCGTGCTGGCGACCGCCGACCAGTTCGCCGCCAAGCAGGCGGTCTTCGGTATCGAGACGGCGCTGAAGATCCTCAAGGGCGAGAAGGTGGACGGTGGCGCCAATGGCGTGATCGAAACTCCGGTTGAGCTGGTCACCCAGTAA
- a CDS encoding sporulation protein, which translates to MMMAVLALAGCGEGKHAEVDKKVAPVVQAQPPQAATTPQWDVLVAGTLPQATSDLAGWLIEHGIISYVVVEDGKDRVLIGPFDSQAEAEAKKAELVEKLTKAKKRNIEPQVIEHRVAQ; encoded by the coding sequence ATGATGATGGCGGTCCTGGCATTGGCGGGATGCGGTGAAGGCAAGCATGCCGAGGTGGACAAGAAGGTGGCGCCGGTTGTCCAGGCACAGCCGCCGCAGGCCGCCACGACGCCGCAATGGGATGTGCTGGTCGCCGGCACCCTGCCTCAGGCGACGAGCGATCTGGCCGGCTGGCTGATCGAACACGGGATCATTTCCTATGTCGTCGTCGAAGATGGCAAGGATCGGGTGCTGATCGGCCCGTTCGATTCCCAGGCCGAAGCCGAAGCCAAGAAAGCCGAGCTGGTCGAGAAGCTGACCAAGGCCAAGAAGCGCAATATCGAGCCGCAGGTGATCGAGCACCGCGTCGCGCAATAA